In one window of Syngnathus scovelli strain Florida chromosome 22, RoL_Ssco_1.2, whole genome shotgun sequence DNA:
- the znf800b gene encoding zinc finger protein 800b: MVKTKSAGRKSAHTVRQQSPQPDAEEIPHSSNTEPTPPPECVSDNLGTPPPTEAAAKSPPETPADILAKGDCSALAKPLWKPIPPLLPEPDKGPAPDTRDQSCQTEDWLKQTTPGTHSAGHCVEPGDPPVLQQPLHTSKSGIHQIIECFRSGTSQLRHMLLREVDTIFECKVCRSLFRGLPNLITHKDYYCLSRLPEHDGDDRQSAALQDLTDIIYHRADRPDYVVRLEPIQSTSKAVYQYLTTEEELARYPSRAPSARESPVAWEGETGEADNNQTSQPRGPESPAHSQGRKRWEAEEEEAKEAAPQPEDEGSTSGVEDVTISCCLCGQDFNSRRSIRRHCRKMHKTKLEELRKFTETRTVPTSLLSMVKGRPQSLSTPPGKSCPVCLKVFATKTNVRRHFDEVHRGLRRDTITPAIASRPGQPLSLEATPPKKGNSASPPRSSSSKSGPVTAKAAPLNQNRAKPQSQPQTTSQSQLPSRCTLCKRNYSSQLMLKRHMRIVHKIYSVKSNRSVTTSTATTPTPPVTNTSSSSSSSSSKVLPSNSIQVKQEAVEPLEEDEQDEEMDQSPPASPTHSTGSSKSAAGLSATLKVKEEETAWSPKAAAGTSSGSPAAKNKLSVGFDFKQLFCKLCKRQFSSRQNLSKHIELHMDGNEIFIKFYRCPLCRYESRRKRDVLRHVTVVHKKSSPYLAKIMPKLESRAVKRLAEAVLSNTNPKKAGSSSKGEVNGRHTSTTSSPCPSPPVTRKQDAAPPSTSARKTPEVPSPSPAPSPPVTRKQERQQAQPRPISPPMTRRSDKHSHHRNPSSALPTNTRRHDAPSESGGTSGSTSTEVRVTKNFSLHACDQCGRAFAKKLYLESHKRSHRNAATAAGSRRKGVSTRSKSLVW, translated from the exons ATGGTGAAGACCAAGTCAGCCGGGAGGAAGAGCGCTCACACTGTCCGCCAACAG TCCCCCCAACCAGATGCGGAGGAAATTCCACACAGTTCGAACACGGAACCAActccgccgccggagtgcgtctCTGACAACCTCGGCACTCCCCCTCCTACCGAGGCAGCGGCTAAAAGTCCTCCAGAAACCCCAGCGGACATCCTGGCAAAGGGTGATTGCTCTGCCCTGGCCAAGCCGCTGTGGAAGCCCATCCCCCCTCTGCTCCCAGAGCCCGACAAGGGACCCGCCCCCGACACCCGGGACCAGagctgtcagaccgaggactggCTGAAGCAGACCACCCCTGGCACTCACAGCGCAG GTCACTGCGTGGAGCCCGGAGATCCTCCTGTGCTCCAGCAGCCCCTGCACACCTCCAAATCTGGAATCCATCAGATTATTGAATGCTTTCGTTCAG GCACCAGCCAACTGAGGCACATGCTGCTGAGGGAGGTGGACACCATCTTTGAGTGTAAGGTGTGTCGAAGTCTCTTCCGAGGCCTGCCCAACCTCATCACACACAAAGACTACTATTGTTTGTCACGGCTGCCGGAACACGACG GCGATGACCGACAAAGCGCGGCCCTTCAGGATTTGACAGACATCATCTATCACAGAGCAGACCGACCGGACTATGTCGTACGACTGGAGCCCATCCAGAGCACCAGCAAGGCCGTGTACCAGTACCTCACCACCGAAGAGGAACTGGCTCGGTATCCGTCGCGAGCGCCCAG TGCCAGGGAGAGTCCAGTCGCATGGGAAGGAGAAACTGGGGAGGCTGACAACAACCAGACCAGCCAGCCCCGTGGTCCAGAGAGCCCAGCGCACAGCCAGGGTAGGAAGAGGTGGGAggcggaagaggaggaggcgaAAGAAGCGGCACCACAGCCTGAGGACGAGGGATCCACTAGTGGG GTGGAGGACGTTACGATCTCGTGCTGTCTGTGCGGTCAAGACTTCAACTCGCGCCGCAGCATCCGACGCCACTGCCGCAAAATGCACAAGACCAAACTGGAGGAGCTCCGCAAGTTCACCGAGACGCGGACGGTCCCGACGAGCCTGCTCTCGATGGTGAAAG GTCGGCCACAGTCACTGAGCACACCGCCGGGAAAGTCGTGCCCCGTGTGCCTCAAAGTGTTCGCCACCAAAACCAACGTGCGGCGCCATTTTGACGAGGTGCATCGCGGTCTGCGACGGGACACTATCACCCCCGCCATCGCCTCGCGGCCCGGCCAGCCACTCTCTCTGGAGGCCACCCCACCCAAGAAGGGCAACAGTGCCTCGCCGCCGCGAAGCAGCAGCTCCAAGTCAGGCCCTGTCACCGCCAAAGCGGCACCTCTGAACCAGAACCGCGCAAAGCCTCAGAGTCAACCTCAGACGACATCTCAGAGCCAACTGCCGAGCCGCTGCACGCTGTGCAAGAGGAACTACAGCTCGCAG CTGATGTTGAAAAGACACATGCGCATCGTCCACAAGATATACAGCGTCAAAAGTAACCGATCAGTGACCACGTCAACTGCTACAACGCCAACTCCACCtgtgaccaacaccagcagcagcagcagcagcagcagcagcaaagtgCTGCCTAGCAACAGTATCCAAGTCAAACAAGAAGCGGTTGAACCCTTAGAAGAAGACGAGCAAGATGAGGAAATGGACCAAAGTCCACCTGCGTCTCCCACTCATAGCACCGGATCGTCAAAAAGTGCCGCCGGGCTCTCGGCCACCctgaaagtcaaggaggaggagaCGGCGTGGAGCCCCAAGGCGGCAGCCGGCACGTCGTCCGGTAGTCCGGCGGCCAAAAACAAACTGTCGGTGGGCTTCGACTTCAAGCAGCTCTTCTGCAAGCTGTGCAAACGCCAGTTCAGCTCCCGTCAGAACCTGTCCAAGCACATCGAGCTGCACATGGACGGCAACGAAATCTTCATCAAGTTCTACCGCTGCCCACTTTGCCGTTACGAGTCGCGCCGCAAGCGGGACGTCCTGCGTCACGTGACAGTGGTGCACAAGAAGTCGTCGCCTTATCTGGCCAAGATCATGCCCAAACTGGAGAGCCGGGCGGTGAAGAGGCTCGCCGAGGCCGTCCTCAGCAACACCAACCCCAAGAAGGctggcagcagcagcaagggGGAAGTCAACGGACGCCACACCTCCACTACGTCCTCCCCTTGCCCGTCACCTCCCGTCACCCGCAAGCAAGACGCGGCGCCGCCTTCCACCTCCGCCCGGAAAACCCCGGAGGTGCCGTCCCCATCTCCCGCCCCCTCGCCGCCCGTTACGCGGAAACAAGAGCGTCAACAAGCCCAACCTCGGCCTATCAGCCCCCCAATGACCCGCCGCAGCGACAAGCACTCGCATCACCGCAATCCATCTTCCGCCTTGCCGACGAACACCCGCCGCCACGACGCGCCGTCCGAGAGCGGCGGCACTTCCGGATCAACCTCCACCGAAGTCCGAGTGACCAAGAACTTCTCCTTGCACGCCTGCGACCAATGTGGACGTGCCTTTGCAAAGAAG TTGTACCTGGAGTCTCACAAGCGAAGTCACCGCAACGCAGCAACGGCAGCGGGCAGCAGGAGGAAAGGAGTTAGCACACGTTCCAAATCGCTAGTGTGGTAA